In one Neobacillus sp. WH10 genomic region, the following are encoded:
- a CDS encoding type III pantothenate kinase: protein MIFVFDVGNTNIVLGVYQGDELKYHWRIETNRNRTEDEFGMSIKALFDHSGLSFSDIDGIIISSVVPPIMFALERMCQKYFHIKPLVVGPGMKTGLNIKYENPREVGADRIVNAIAAIHEYGSPLVIVDFGTATTYCYVNEERQYMGGAIAPGIGISTEALYSRAAKLPRIEIARPEGVIGKNTVAAMQAGIVYGYVGQVEGIVKRMMDQSGKKPTVIATGGLASLIAQESTIIDIVDPFLTLKGLQLIYKRNMG from the coding sequence TTGATTTTCGTATTTGATGTAGGTAATACCAATATTGTATTAGGTGTTTATCAAGGTGATGAACTTAAATATCATTGGCGGATAGAAACCAACCGTAATCGCACAGAAGATGAATTTGGCATGAGCATAAAAGCTTTGTTCGATCATTCAGGTTTATCTTTTTCAGATATTGACGGGATTATTATTTCTTCCGTTGTTCCCCCTATTATGTTTGCTTTGGAAAGAATGTGCCAGAAGTACTTTCATATTAAGCCCCTCGTGGTCGGGCCGGGCATGAAAACAGGGCTCAATATTAAATATGAAAACCCAAGAGAAGTGGGTGCTGACCGGATTGTAAATGCCATCGCAGCTATTCACGAATATGGAAGTCCCCTAGTTATTGTCGATTTTGGAACGGCAACGACGTATTGTTATGTGAATGAGGAGCGTCAATATATGGGCGGTGCGATTGCGCCCGGAATCGGGATTTCTACTGAGGCACTTTATTCAAGGGCGGCAAAACTGCCGCGGATTGAAATTGCTCGGCCTGAAGGGGTTATTGGGAAAAATACAGTGGCCGCAATGCAGGCTGGTATTGTCTATGGGTATGTAGGACAAGTTGAGGGGATTGTCAAAAGGATGATGGACCAAAGCGGGAAGAAACCTACCGTTATTGCCACTGGCGGGCTTGCTAGTTTAATTGCCCAGGAATCAACGATCATCGATATAGTCGATCCCTTTTTAACTTTAAAGGGTCTGCAGCTTATCTATAAACGAAATATGGGATAA
- the ftsH gene encoding ATP-dependent zinc metalloprotease FtsH yields the protein MNRIFRNTIFYLLIFLVIIGVVSFFNGTNEPTDHISYDKFVSQLENGEVKSFSMQPERGVFEVRGELEEKGKKFITYIPNSEKILDRIDKADSKVDVMPAKETSGWVTFFTSIIPFVIIFILFFFLLNQAQGGGSRVMNFGKSKAKLYNDDKKKVRFRDVAGADEEKAELVEVVEFLKDPRKFAELGARIPKGVLLVGPPGTGKTLLARATAGEAGVPFFSISGSDFVEMFVGVGASRVRDLFENAKKNAPCIIFIDEIDAVGRQRGAGLGGGHDEREQTLNQLLVEMDGFGANEGIIIIAATNRADILDPALLRPGRFDRQITVDRPDVVGREAVLKVHARNKPLDESVNLKNIAMRTPGFSGADLENLLNEAALVAARSSKKKIDMEDIDEATDRVIAGPAKKSRVISEKERNIVAFHEGGHTVIGLVLDEADMVHKVTIVPRGQAGGYAVMLPREDRYFMTKPELLDKIVGLLGGRVAEEIVFGEVSTGAHNDFQRATNIARKMVTEYGMSDKLGPLQFGQPQGGQVFLGRDLHNEQNYSDAIAYEIDLEIQSIIKECYERARKILTENRDKLDLIAKTLLEVETLVAEQIKYLVDHGRMPDPSVHLDSVKIGPKKTDDVKVNINTKKDEDEKKEESFLDKPSDEIDYK from the coding sequence ATGAATCGGATTTTCCGTAATACCATCTTTTATTTATTGATATTTTTAGTCATTATAGGCGTTGTTAGTTTCTTTAATGGAACCAATGAGCCTACAGATCATATTTCATATGATAAGTTCGTTTCCCAACTAGAAAATGGTGAGGTCAAATCATTTTCCATGCAGCCCGAACGAGGAGTTTTTGAAGTTCGCGGTGAGCTTGAAGAAAAAGGTAAAAAGTTCATAACCTATATTCCTAACAGCGAGAAGATTCTTGACCGTATTGATAAGGCAGATTCAAAAGTAGATGTGATGCCTGCAAAAGAAACTAGCGGCTGGGTAACCTTTTTTACTTCAATTATTCCGTTCGTGATTATCTTTATTTTATTTTTCTTCTTATTAAACCAAGCTCAGGGCGGCGGAAGCCGAGTGATGAACTTTGGCAAATCCAAGGCCAAGCTTTATAACGATGATAAGAAAAAGGTTCGTTTTAGAGATGTAGCTGGTGCTGATGAGGAAAAGGCTGAATTAGTTGAGGTTGTTGAGTTTTTAAAAGATCCACGCAAGTTTGCTGAGCTTGGAGCCCGGATTCCGAAAGGCGTCCTGCTTGTAGGACCTCCAGGGACCGGTAAAACATTGCTTGCTCGTGCTACTGCTGGTGAAGCTGGCGTGCCGTTTTTCTCCATCAGTGGGTCTGATTTCGTTGAAATGTTTGTTGGGGTCGGTGCATCCCGTGTTCGTGATTTATTTGAAAATGCTAAGAAAAATGCTCCATGTATTATTTTTATCGATGAAATTGATGCAGTTGGACGTCAGCGTGGTGCCGGCCTTGGCGGTGGTCACGATGAGCGTGAACAAACCTTGAATCAATTGTTAGTTGAAATGGATGGATTTGGAGCTAATGAGGGAATTATCATTATTGCTGCAACAAACCGAGCGGATATTCTCGATCCTGCGTTATTACGTCCAGGACGTTTTGACCGCCAAATTACTGTTGACCGTCCAGATGTGGTTGGACGTGAGGCTGTACTAAAAGTTCATGCACGCAATAAACCATTAGATGAATCTGTAAACTTGAAAAATATCGCCATGCGTACACCTGGTTTTTCAGGTGCCGATTTGGAGAATTTATTGAATGAGGCAGCTCTAGTTGCAGCTCGCAGCAGTAAAAAGAAAATCGATATGGAAGATATTGATGAAGCAACTGATCGAGTTATTGCCGGTCCAGCTAAGAAGAGCAGGGTTATTTCAGAAAAAGAACGGAATATTGTTGCTTTCCATGAGGGTGGCCATACTGTAATTGGTTTAGTGCTTGATGAAGCAGACATGGTTCACAAAGTTACCATCGTTCCACGTGGGCAAGCAGGTGGATATGCCGTCATGCTTCCTAGAGAAGACCGTTACTTTATGACAAAGCCGGAATTGCTTGATAAAATTGTTGGTTTGTTAGGCGGACGTGTCGCTGAAGAGATTGTCTTTGGTGAAGTAAGTACGGGAGCACATAATGACTTCCAACGTGCTACAAATATTGCTCGTAAGATGGTGACTGAATACGGAATGAGTGATAAGCTTGGACCATTACAGTTCGGTCAACCACAAGGCGGTCAGGTTTTCTTGGGCCGAGACCTTCATAATGAGCAAAATTATTCTGATGCCATTGCCTATGAAATCGATCTTGAAATTCAAAGCATTATTAAAGAATGTTACGAAAGAGCTAGAAAGATTCTTACTGAAAATCGCGATAAGCTGGATCTAATTGCTAAAACTCTTCTTGAGGTAGAAACACTTGTTGCTGAACAGATCAAATATTTGGTTGACCATGGTCGTATGCCGGATCCATCTGTTCACTTAGATTCTGTGAAGATTGGGCCAAAAAAGACAGATGATGTGAAAGTAAACATCAACACAAAAAAAGACGAGGATGAAAAAAAGGAAGAATCCTTTTTAGATAAACCTTCGGATGAAATTGATTATAAATAA
- a CDS encoding S1 domain-containing RNA-binding protein: protein MSIEVGSKLQGKVTGITNFGAFVELPDGSTGLVHISEVADNYVKDINDHLKVGEQVEVKVINVEKDGKIGLSIKKAKDRPEPERKQHSHSQSQRPRQGRSNDRNNNRGETFESKMAKFLKDSEDRLSSLKRHTESKRGGRGARRG from the coding sequence ATGTCAATTGAAGTAGGCAGCAAGTTACAAGGAAAGGTAACAGGGATTACAAATTTCGGTGCGTTTGTGGAGCTGCCGGATGGCTCAACGGGATTGGTACACATTAGTGAGGTTGCTGATAACTATGTGAAGGATATCAATGACCACCTTAAGGTTGGCGAACAGGTTGAGGTAAAAGTCATCAATGTTGAGAAAGATGGAAAAATTGGCCTATCGATTAAAAAAGCAAAAGATAGACCTGAGCCGGAAAGAAAACAACATTCGCACTCACAATCACAACGTCCTCGTCAAGGCAGATCAAACGATCGTAATAACAATAGAGGGGAAACCTTCGAGTCGAAAATGGCAAAATTCCTAAAAGATAGTGAGGATCGTTTATCTTCCTTAAAGCGACACACGGAATCCAAGCGTGGAGGAAGAGGAGCTAGACGGGGTTAA
- a CDS encoding serine/threonine-protein kinase — protein MMNHTLKNRCKVSPGTIITGKWHSHNYTIIKELGFGANGVVYLAKFKNTQVALKMSDNSMSITSEVNVLKSFAKVQGPPSLGPSLLDVDDWQSPLGRISFYVMEYIQGPDFLTFIHVKGKSWTSALFLQILNDLDILHENGWVFGDLKPENLIVTGPPPKIRCIDVGGTTIQGRAIKEFTEFYDRGYWGLGSRKAEPSYDLFAVAMIMINTAYPKRFNKTSGGISQLREAVRQKPELIKFEKVIVKALQGYYTTAKQMRADLFNIMVEKKIPNPPLRSTGAVFHSSSQTQQKKMKGNQPISRQAYRRKKKKNGWMEFLFISVVLGILYAWYTLNNLP, from the coding sequence ATGATGAATCATACTTTGAAGAATCGATGTAAGGTAAGTCCGGGAACAATCATTACAGGAAAATGGCATTCACATAACTATACAATTATAAAGGAACTAGGATTTGGCGCAAATGGCGTGGTCTACCTTGCAAAATTCAAAAACACTCAAGTAGCTTTGAAAATGAGTGATAACAGTATGTCCATCACCTCTGAGGTAAATGTGTTGAAATCCTTTGCAAAGGTCCAGGGCCCACCATCCCTAGGACCTTCTTTGCTTGATGTCGACGATTGGCAAAGTCCCCTCGGTCGAATATCGTTTTATGTAATGGAATATATTCAAGGTCCGGATTTCCTTACTTTTATTCATGTAAAGGGGAAATCATGGACGAGCGCTTTATTTTTACAGATTCTTAATGATTTGGATATCCTCCATGAAAATGGCTGGGTGTTTGGGGATTTAAAACCGGAAAATTTAATTGTTACTGGACCGCCTCCGAAAATAAGGTGTATTGATGTAGGCGGCACTACCATACAAGGCAGGGCAATTAAGGAATTCACTGAGTTTTATGACCGTGGCTATTGGGGCTTAGGCTCGAGAAAAGCAGAACCGTCCTACGATTTGTTTGCTGTGGCAATGATCATGATCAACACCGCATATCCGAAACGCTTTAATAAAACAAGCGGAGGAATTTCCCAACTAAGAGAGGCTGTGCGGCAAAAACCAGAACTGATAAAGTTTGAAAAAGTTATCGTAAAAGCACTGCAGGGGTATTACACCACTGCTAAGCAAATGAGGGCTGATTTATTTAACATAATGGTTGAGAAAAAGATTCCTAATCCTCCATTACGGTCAACAGGAGCAGTGTTCCATTCCTCTAGTCAAACTCAACAGAAAAAAATGAAGGGCAATCAGCCTATTTCAAGGCAGGCCTATCGACGAAAGAAGAAAAAAAACGGCTGGATGGAATTTTTGTTTATTTCTGTTGTTCTAGGAATTTTATATGCTTGGTATACTTTAAATAATTTACCATAA
- the hpt gene encoding hypoxanthine phosphoribosyltransferase, whose translation MMNQDIEKVLVSEEEIQEKIKVLAAELTEEYKDRFPLAIGVLKGAMPFMADLLKRMDCYLEMDFMDVSSYGSAFVSSGEVKILKDLDTSVEGRDILIIEDIIDSGLTLSYLVDLFRYRKAKSIKIVTLLDKPTGRKSAIKADYVGFIVPDEFVVGYGLDYIEKYRNLPYIGVLKPEVYSNNQ comes from the coding sequence ATGATGAATCAGGATATTGAAAAGGTGTTAGTTTCAGAAGAAGAAATTCAAGAAAAGATAAAGGTATTAGCGGCCGAGTTAACTGAAGAGTATAAAGATCGCTTCCCGCTTGCAATCGGCGTTTTAAAAGGGGCAATGCCTTTTATGGCTGATTTATTAAAACGGATGGATTGCTATCTTGAAATGGATTTTATGGATGTTTCAAGTTATGGTTCAGCTTTTGTTTCATCCGGAGAGGTAAAAATCTTAAAGGACTTAGATACTTCTGTAGAAGGAAGGGACATATTAATTATTGAAGATATTATCGATAGTGGATTAACACTTAGTTATTTAGTTGATTTATTCCGTTATCGAAAAGCAAAATCAATCAAGATTGTCACCTTACTTGATAAACCTACAGGCAGAAAAAGTGCCATAAAAGCTGATTATGTAGGATTTATTGTTCCAGATGAGTTTGTTGTCGGTTATGGGTTGGATTATATTGAAAAATATCGAAACCTACCATATATTGGCGTATTAAAACCGGAAGTTTATAGCAATAATCAATAA
- the hslO gene encoding Hsp33 family molecular chaperone HslO, translating to MKDYLVKALAYDGNIRAYAVRTTETISEAQRRHQTWRTASAALGRTMTAGLMMGAMLKGDDNLTIKINGGGPLGPIVVDSNAKGEVRGYVTNPEVDFESTENGKLDVRRAVGTDGMLAVVKDIGMRDFFSGQVPLVSGELGEDFTYYFATSEQVPSSVGVGVLVNPDDTILAAGGFIFQLMPGTPDPIISKLEERLKTIEPISKLIERGLTPEQLLEELFGREHVRVLETMPVSFQCNCSKERFANAIVGLGAAEITAMIEEDGQAEAHCHFCNEKYLFSKEELEELKKDAK from the coding sequence ATGAAGGATTATTTAGTTAAGGCACTTGCCTATGATGGAAATATTCGTGCATATGCCGTTCGCACGACAGAAACTATTAGTGAAGCGCAGCGGCGTCATCAAACATGGAGGACTGCTTCGGCAGCACTTGGCCGTACGATGACCGCAGGGCTGATGATGGGGGCGATGCTTAAGGGTGATGATAATCTTACCATTAAAATAAACGGCGGCGGCCCGCTTGGACCAATTGTTGTTGACAGTAACGCTAAAGGTGAAGTACGCGGTTATGTTACCAATCCGGAGGTTGATTTTGAATCAACAGAAAATGGGAAGCTCGATGTCCGCCGTGCGGTTGGAACAGATGGTATGTTAGCTGTTGTTAAGGATATCGGCATGCGTGACTTTTTCTCCGGTCAGGTTCCACTTGTATCTGGTGAATTAGGAGAAGATTTTACCTATTATTTTGCCACGTCGGAGCAAGTGCCTTCTTCCGTGGGTGTTGGAGTTTTAGTTAACCCAGATGATACCATTTTGGCCGCAGGAGGATTTATTTTTCAATTAATGCCTGGCACGCCAGATCCTATCATTTCGAAACTCGAGGAACGGTTAAAAACGATTGAGCCTATTTCTAAATTAATTGAACGAGGCCTAACTCCTGAGCAACTCCTGGAAGAGTTGTTTGGAAGAGAGCACGTAAGGGTATTAGAAACGATGCCGGTTAGTTTCCAATGTAATTGCTCTAAAGAACGCTTTGCTAATGCTATTGTTGGATTAGGTGCCGCAGAAATAACCGCTATGATTGAAGAAGATGGACAGGCCGAGGCTCACTGTCATTTCTGCAACGAAAAATACCTATTTTCCAAGGAAGAATTAGAAGAACTAAAAAAGGATGCTAAATAA
- a CDS encoding septum formation initiator family protein: MGAERKRNVSKIQTTYVKQQEYAEIASARKRKLLLRRLSLFFVFASVLSYLMISSYLSQTTKLEAKVAQKKKLDHQLSELKKQEVILNEDIIKLNDDEYIGKLARKEYFFSEKNEIIFNIPEEKKEK, translated from the coding sequence ATGGGCGCGGAACGAAAAAGAAATGTATCAAAGATCCAGACAACCTATGTAAAGCAGCAGGAATATGCGGAAATTGCTTCAGCTAGAAAAAGAAAATTGTTACTAAGACGATTATCGTTATTTTTCGTTTTTGCTAGCGTACTATCATATCTGATGATATCCAGCTATCTTTCCCAGACCACTAAGCTCGAGGCAAAAGTTGCCCAAAAGAAGAAGCTTGATCACCAGCTTTCTGAATTAAAAAAGCAGGAAGTTATCCTAAACGAGGATATTATTAAATTAAATGATGATGAATACATTGGTAAGCTGGCAAGAAAAGAGTATTTTTTCTCGGAAAAGAACGAAATAATCTTTAATATTCCGGAAGAAAAGAAGGAAAAATGA
- a CDS encoding VWA domain-containing protein, translating into MYTGKIRQILLITDGCSNKGEDPIAMSALANEQGITVNVIGVIEKDAMDEKGMTEIDGIAMSGGGVSQIVYAEALSQTVQMVTRKAMNQTIQGVVNSQLQQILGRSQTMEDLPPEKRGEVMEVVDELGETVELEVLILVDTSASMKHKLPTVKEALLDLSLSLNARTGNNQFSVYVFPGKKNDVEKLLDWTPKLQTLTSVFSQLSTGGITPTGPALRTALSAFNQKQSLRSLLSRDDESYFEESM; encoded by the coding sequence ATGTATACAGGAAAAATCCGTCAAATCTTACTAATTACAGATGGATGCTCAAACAAGGGTGAGGATCCAATTGCCATGTCTGCACTCGCGAATGAACAAGGAATTACGGTGAATGTTATTGGTGTAATAGAAAAGGACGCTATGGACGAAAAGGGGATGACTGAAATCGATGGCATTGCGATGTCAGGCGGCGGAGTCAGCCAGATCGTTTATGCAGAGGCACTTTCACAAACGGTGCAAATGGTAACACGTAAAGCGATGAACCAAACCATTCAGGGTGTGGTAAACAGCCAATTACAGCAAATATTAGGCCGTTCACAAACGATGGAGGACCTGCCCCCGGAAAAACGCGGGGAAGTCATGGAGGTTGTCGATGAATTAGGAGAAACTGTCGAATTAGAAGTGTTGATTCTTGTCGATACAAGTGCAAGCATGAAGCATAAGCTTCCAACGGTAAAGGAGGCGCTTCTTGACCTCTCTCTAAGCTTGAACGCCCGAACAGGCAATAACCAATTTTCTGTTTATGTATTTCCCGGGAAAAAGAATGATGTCGAAAAATTGCTGGATTGGACACCAAAGCTGCAAACTTTGACAAGTGTTTTTTCCCAGCTATCTACGGGAGGAATTACACCGACTGGTCCGGCTTTAAGGACTGCCCTATCTGCCTTCAATCAAAAACAATCATTAAGGAGCCTGCTTTCACGTGATGATGAATCATACTTTGAAGAATCGATGTAA
- the spoIIE gene encoding stage II sporulation protein E encodes MEKTNVSFIEPVGEVSLHSSKWDMGRVLRKINFMLESFFIKKGYLLLFVGFLLGRALILAKLTPFCLPFFASVYLIKRDRAPLALIGLIVGAATISLSNAVFTFIVTIVFLVILRISQKWLTNEMRSLPFFVGIILGVTKLAEAFILSKQLTLYDVLMVGVQASLAFILTLIFLQSIPLLTMNKRRQLLKTEEIVCLIIMLASILSGTIGWKVYDLSIEHIMSRYLVLVFSFIAGATVGSTVGVVTGLIFSLASVSSFYHMSLLAFSGVLGGLLKEGKKIGVSIGLFIATLLIGMYGEGGGSILQTVLETSAAVLLFLLTPQAFTSRLAKYIPGTPEYTAEQQKYMRKMRDVTAQRVSQFSNVFHALSKSFSQMEVLPDEDEYDREMDYFMSNVTERTCQTCFKKDQCWTKNFNTTYAFMEKIIHEMDQNDANVSPRLSREWEKHCSRSKKVYETIGQELTFFQANLKLKKQVRESRKLVADQLLGVSEVMDNFAKEIQRERENHHKQEEQIMEAIQEFGIQIEQVEIYSLEHGNVDIEMAVPFCNGHGECEKLIAPMLSDILGETIIVNKEECAAIPHGFCHVTFRSSKAFKVETGVAHAAKDGGLISGDSYSTIELGLGKYAIAISDGMGNGERAHYESNETLQLLQKILQSGIDEKTAIKSINSILSLRTTDEIFSTLDLAMIDLKNASAKFLKIGSTPSFIKRGNKVIKIQSSNLPIGILQEFEVDVVSEQLKAGDLLIMMSDGVFEGPKHVENYDLWMKRKVQELETDDPQEIADLIMEDVIRSRSGIIDDDMTVTVAKIKHNTPKWASIPVYKKQA; translated from the coding sequence ATGGAAAAGACAAACGTGAGTTTTATAGAACCGGTCGGAGAAGTCAGCCTTCATTCATCTAAATGGGATATGGGAAGGGTCCTGAGGAAAATTAATTTCATGCTTGAGTCCTTTTTTATAAAAAAGGGTTATCTCTTATTATTTGTTGGCTTTTTGCTTGGACGAGCCTTAATTTTAGCGAAGCTGACCCCATTTTGTCTGCCTTTTTTTGCCTCCGTCTATTTAATTAAAAGAGATCGGGCACCGCTTGCCCTGATCGGACTAATTGTTGGGGCAGCAACGATTTCATTGTCCAATGCCGTCTTTACATTTATAGTGACCATTGTCTTTTTAGTTATTCTTCGGATCAGTCAAAAATGGCTGACAAATGAAATGCGATCACTCCCTTTTTTCGTCGGCATTATTCTTGGAGTGACGAAATTAGCTGAAGCCTTCATTTTATCAAAGCAATTAACGCTTTATGATGTATTGATGGTTGGTGTCCAGGCAAGCCTCGCGTTTATTTTGACACTCATCTTTTTACAAAGTATTCCATTACTAACAATGAATAAACGTAGACAATTGTTAAAAACAGAAGAAATCGTTTGCCTTATCATCATGCTCGCTTCAATTTTGTCTGGAACCATTGGCTGGAAGGTTTACGATTTGTCGATTGAACATATTATGTCGAGATATTTGGTATTGGTGTTTTCCTTCATTGCTGGGGCAACGGTTGGCTCTACCGTTGGGGTCGTGACTGGGCTTATTTTTAGCCTGGCAAGTGTTTCAAGCTTTTATCATATGAGTCTTTTAGCTTTTTCTGGTGTTCTCGGCGGTTTGCTGAAGGAAGGGAAAAAAATAGGTGTTTCCATCGGCTTATTTATTGCCACTCTGCTCATCGGCATGTATGGAGAGGGCGGCGGCTCCATCTTACAAACTGTTTTAGAGACAAGTGCCGCTGTTCTCCTGTTCCTCTTAACACCACAGGCATTTACATCCAGATTAGCAAAATATATCCCTGGAACACCAGAATACACTGCCGAGCAGCAAAAATATATGCGCAAAATGAGAGACGTAACGGCGCAGCGGGTTTCACAATTTTCTAATGTGTTCCATGCCCTTTCTAAAAGCTTTTCACAAATGGAAGTACTGCCGGATGAAGATGAATATGATCGGGAAATGGATTACTTCATGAGCAATGTCACGGAAAGGACATGTCAAACATGCTTTAAAAAGGACCAATGCTGGACAAAGAATTTTAATACAACCTATGCATTCATGGAAAAAATTATTCACGAAATGGATCAAAATGATGCGAATGTTTCTCCACGACTGTCAAGGGAATGGGAAAAGCATTGTTCACGTTCTAAAAAGGTATATGAAACAATCGGTCAGGAATTAACCTTTTTTCAAGCTAATCTGAAATTAAAGAAACAGGTTCGCGAAAGCAGAAAACTGGTCGCTGATCAATTATTAGGTGTTTCCGAAGTAATGGATAATTTTGCAAAAGAAATTCAGCGGGAAAGGGAAAACCATCATAAGCAGGAAGAACAAATTATGGAGGCAATTCAAGAGTTTGGGATCCAAATTGAACAGGTAGAGATCTACAGCCTTGAACATGGAAATGTTGATATTGAGATGGCGGTTCCTTTTTGCAATGGCCACGGAGAGTGTGAAAAACTCATAGCACCGATGTTATCCGATATTCTTGGGGAAACGATTATTGTTAACAAGGAGGAATGTGCCGCCATTCCGCATGGATTCTGTCATGTGACCTTTCGTTCGTCTAAGGCTTTTAAAGTGGAAACAGGGGTAGCCCATGCGGCCAAGGACGGCGGATTAATATCAGGTGACAGCTACTCCACAATCGAACTGGGCCTCGGCAAGTATGCCATTGCAATTAGTGATGGCATGGGAAATGGTGAAAGAGCGCACTATGAAAGTAATGAAACACTGCAGCTTTTGCAAAAAATCTTACAATCAGGGATTGATGAGAAAACCGCGATTAAATCCATCAATTCCATCCTTTCACTTAGAACGACAGATGAAATCTTTTCTACACTAGATTTGGCGATGATTGATTTGAAAAATGCTTCAGCGAAATTCTTGAAGATCGGCTCGACACCGAGTTTTATTAAAAGGGGAAATAAAGTTATTAAAATTCAGTCAAGTAATTTGCCAATTGGAATTCTTCAAGAATTTGAAGTGGATGTCGTCAGCGAACAATTAAAAGCAGGTGATCTATTAATTATGATGAGTGACGGCGTGTTCGAAGGACCAAAACATGTTGAAAATTATGATTTATGGATGAAACGAAAGGTGCAGGAATTAGAAACAGATGACCCGCAAGAGATAGCGGATTTAATTATGGAGGATGTAATCAGGTCAAGGTCCGGAATAATTGATGATGACATGACCGTGACGGTTGCAAAAATAAAACATAATACACCGAAGTGGGCATCCATTCCTGTTTATAAAAAACAAGCATGA
- the tilS gene encoding tRNA lysidine(34) synthetase TilS, with product MLELKVESFLNRHSFKLENKKIIVGVSGGPDSLALLHYLLKEKEKRNLSIVAVHVDHMFRGEESFLDAMFVKSFCEQYSLPFEMARINVPEVMEETGKSSQIAAREVRYEFYLKMMEKYQFPYLALGHHGDDQVETMLMRLTRGSSGKARAGIPFSRPFHDGTIFRPFLCLTKAEIQNYCKEQNLTPRLDPSNEKGIYSRNRFRKQVLPFLKTENSHVHEHFQRFSEELESDESFLQELTVERLNTVVTKKEDDKITIDIKRFLKMPLPLQRRGIQLILNYLYNEKPASLSAIHIDQVFSLIHHNDPSGRLDFPNGLKVIRSYFQLSFQFQQITAEPYVFELNEPGTILLPNGRSIRIDYFDWEFPDAEHNTAFFNADRIKWPIIIRTRKKGDRMTLKGIQGSKKLKDIFIDQKVPVQERDSWPVITDKEGFIIWLPDLKKSSLEGIDTFAKQYIQLTYH from the coding sequence ATGTTGGAATTAAAGGTCGAGTCCTTTCTTAATCGCCACTCATTCAAACTTGAAAATAAAAAAATCATTGTTGGTGTTTCAGGGGGTCCGGATTCTTTAGCACTGCTTCACTACTTACTTAAGGAAAAAGAAAAAAGGAACTTGTCTATTGTTGCCGTACATGTTGATCATATGTTTCGCGGCGAAGAATCCTTTCTTGATGCGATGTTTGTAAAAAGCTTTTGTGAACAGTATAGCCTTCCCTTTGAAATGGCACGAATCAATGTCCCGGAAGTTATGGAAGAAACCGGAAAAAGTTCGCAAATTGCAGCAAGAGAGGTAAGATATGAATTTTATTTAAAAATGATGGAGAAGTACCAATTTCCTTATTTAGCTCTTGGTCATCATGGCGATGATCAGGTGGAGACCATGCTCATGCGGCTGACAAGAGGAAGCAGTGGAAAAGCGAGAGCGGGCATACCATTTTCACGCCCATTTCATGATGGTACTATATTTCGTCCTTTCTTATGTTTAACGAAGGCTGAGATTCAGAACTATTGTAAAGAACAAAACCTTACACCAAGGTTAGACCCAAGTAATGAGAAAGGAATTTATAGCAGAAATCGATTTCGCAAACAGGTTCTTCCATTTTTAAAGACCGAAAATAGCCATGTTCATGAACACTTTCAGCGGTTTAGTGAAGAACTCGAAAGTGATGAATCATTTCTACAGGAATTAACGGTCGAACGGCTGAATACAGTTGTGACAAAAAAAGAAGATGACAAAATTACTATTGACATTAAAAGATTTCTTAAGATGCCTTTACCTTTACAAAGGAGAGGGATTCAACTAATATTAAACTATCTTTACAATGAAAAACCAGCATCTCTTTCTGCCATACATATCGATCAAGTATTTTCCTTAATTCATCATAACGATCCTTCAGGTAGGCTAGATTTTCCAAATGGATTGAAGGTAATTCGCTCCTATTTTCAGTTATCGTTTCAATTTCAGCAAATAACAGCTGAACCTTATGTATTTGAGCTAAATGAACCAGGGACGATTTTGCTGCCAAATGGGAGGAGTATTAGAATAGATTATTTTGATTGGGAATTTCCTGATGCAGAGCATAATACAGCCTTTTTTAATGCTGACCGTATTAAGTGGCCGATTATCATCCGTACAAGGAAAAAAGGCGATCGAATGACATTGAAAGGAATCCAAGGGTCAAAAAAATTAAAGGATATTTTTATTGATCAAAAGGTTCCGGTACAGGAACGAGACAGTTGGCCTGTCATAACGGATAAAGAAGGTTTTATTATTTGGCTTCCAGATTTAAAAAAATCTTCTTTAGAAGGTATAGATACATTCGCAAAACAATATATTCAACTCACATATCATTAG